The following proteins come from a genomic window of Sulfitobacter indolifex:
- a CDS encoding ABC transporter substrate-binding protein, translating into MNFITSLKNLRVIALAVGLSAAAMEPAMAQDLKVGSTPTGVPFTFLNVETNQIDGIMVDIMKAIAEEEGFDVEINATQWSALIPSLTGGKISIIAAAMYATPERAEVVSFSETVYSYGEGLFVKSDNETAYSSVKDMEGLTVGVQVGTSYKDALEASGRFDDIKVYDSIADIMRDVALGRIDAGFGDYPIVAYQLAKGTSEVRLVQEYEALAPGNVAIAVRKDDTELLGKINNGLKSIRENGELDKILVKWGL; encoded by the coding sequence ATGAACTTCATAACCAGCCTGAAAAATTTGCGCGTTATAGCCTTAGCCGTGGGCCTATCAGCCGCCGCCATGGAACCTGCCATGGCTCAAGACCTTAAAGTAGGCTCAACACCTACAGGCGTTCCGTTTACCTTCCTAAACGTTGAAACAAACCAGATTGACGGCATCATGGTCGACATAATGAAGGCTATTGCTGAAGAGGAAGGCTTTGACGTAGAGATTAACGCGACACAATGGTCAGCGCTTATCCCGTCACTTACAGGGGGGAAGATAAGCATAATCGCAGCTGCGATGTATGCAACACCCGAACGTGCCGAAGTCGTCTCTTTCAGCGAAACTGTCTATTCTTACGGCGAAGGTCTATTCGTTAAATCCGACAATGAAACTGCTTACTCATCCGTGAAGGATATGGAGGGCCTAACTGTCGGTGTGCAGGTTGGCACATCATATAAAGACGCATTAGAGGCGAGCGGTCGTTTTGACGACATTAAAGTGTATGACAGCATCGCAGACATTATGCGGGATGTAGCCTTGGGACGCATTGACGCAGGCTTCGGTGACTATCCAATTGTGGCCTATCAACTTGCGAAAGGAACCTCAGAAGTGCGCCTTGTGCAGGAATACGAAGCGCTAGCACCAGGCAATGTAGCCATCGCAGTCCGCAAAGATGACACAGAACTTCTGGGGAAGATAAATAATGGATTGAAGAGCATTCGCGAGAACGGAGAGCTAGACAAAATCTTGGTCAAGTGGGGTCTATAA
- a CDS encoding DUF6958 family protein: MSDADPKIEIESVTSPHHVQRVDKARFIAMRDALLPVLPSEAPGISIAEAKAALLSDLSQELFPGGEKAGWWLKAVQLDLEAKGVIERSGKGPVRLFKTEKPT; encoded by the coding sequence ATGTCTGACGCTGACCCGAAAATCGAAATTGAGAGTGTTACGTCACCGCATCACGTCCAACGAGTGGACAAGGCAAGATTCATTGCTATGCGCGATGCCTTGCTTCCGGTTCTGCCGTCCGAGGCCCCAGGTATATCCATAGCCGAGGCAAAGGCCGCGTTGTTGTCGGATCTGTCACAGGAATTGTTTCCGGGCGGTGAGAAGGCCGGATGGTGGCTGAAGGCAGTGCAACTCGACCTCGAAGCCAAAGGCGTGATCGAGCGCAGCGGCAAAGGACCGGTCCGGCTCTTCAAGACGGAGAAGCCGACATAA
- a CDS encoding TetR/AcrR family transcriptional regulator: MPRPTKQSPERGDARTRLLEAARDLIRRKGFAATSVDDLCQSAGVTKGAFFHHFKTKDALGVAVANFWAETTSALFASAPYHEPHDPLDRVLAYLDFRKGIIGGETFEYTCLVGTMTQEVHDSAPAIRDACAASIFDHAATLEADIEAARKQRNIVADWTAKSLARHTQAVLQGGFILAKATGDPDLARESVDHLIRYVRGLFGVEPDTSETSYKEKST, translated from the coding sequence ATGCCAAGACCAACCAAACAATCCCCCGAGCGCGGCGATGCGCGCACGCGCCTTCTGGAAGCCGCGCGCGACTTGATCCGGCGCAAGGGGTTCGCCGCAACCTCAGTCGATGATCTCTGTCAGTCGGCCGGTGTCACGAAGGGCGCGTTCTTCCATCACTTCAAGACGAAGGACGCGCTCGGCGTGGCGGTAGCAAATTTCTGGGCCGAGACAACCAGCGCACTCTTTGCCAGCGCGCCTTACCATGAGCCGCACGATCCGCTGGACCGGGTTCTGGCGTATCTCGATTTCCGCAAAGGGATCATCGGCGGCGAGACGTTTGAATACACCTGCCTTGTCGGCACCATGACGCAGGAGGTGCATGATAGCGCGCCCGCGATCCGGGATGCCTGCGCCGCCAGCATCTTCGACCATGCCGCCACGCTGGAGGCCGACATCGAAGCGGCCCGCAAGCAGCGTAACATTGTCGCTGACTGGACTGCCAAGAGCCTTGCCCGCCACACGCAGGCGGTCCTTCAGGGTGGGTTCATCCTCGCCAAGGCCACCGGAGACCCGGACCTCGCCCGTGAAAGCGTTGATCATCTCATCCGGTATGTGCGCGGCCTTTTTGGGGTGGAGCCAGATACATCTGAAACCAGCTACAAGGAGAAATCAACATGA
- a CDS encoding antitoxin Xre/MbcA/ParS toxin-binding domain-containing protein: MKANHYRPIALSPDTLLRIAAIIGIYRALTFLFEDEAQGRRWLRGIHRGPHFAGNSPLRSMLEGGLEGHMSVRRYLDAWCNGSLDSGTHSDSFKAVAEHDLIFV, from the coding sequence ATGAAAGCGAACCACTACCGGCCGATCGCGCTTTCACCTGATACCCTTTTACGCATTGCAGCGATAATCGGAATCTACAGAGCTCTTACCTTCTTGTTTGAGGACGAAGCGCAAGGAAGGCGTTGGTTAAGAGGCATCCACAGGGGCCCTCATTTTGCGGGAAACTCCCCTCTGAGAAGCATGCTGGAGGGCGGGCTTGAGGGACACATGTCTGTGCGCCGCTACCTTGATGCATGGTGCAACGGCAGCTTGGATTCCGGAACGCACAGCGATAGCTTCAAGGCTGTCGCTGAACATGATCTCATTTTTGTTTGA
- a CDS encoding amino acid ABC transporter ATP-binding protein: protein MILVDNIRKSYGALEVIKGVNFEVKKGEVVCIIGPSGSGKSTILRCINGLESYDSGVISFDGVTVDPSDRSIAGIRTHLSMVFQRFNLFPHRTVLANVTEGPVQVKRESKEKSRKLAVELLTKVGLGDKLDAYPQNLSGGQQQRVAIARALAMRPDAILFDEPTSALDPELVGEVLAVMRDLANEGMTMIVVTHEMGFAREVADRVLFLESGVIVEEGPAKDLLRNPKHERTQDFLHRVINPLD, encoded by the coding sequence ATGATTTTAGTTGACAATATCCGGAAGTCCTATGGGGCCCTAGAGGTCATCAAAGGTGTAAATTTCGAAGTAAAAAAGGGCGAGGTCGTCTGTATTATCGGACCGTCGGGATCAGGGAAATCCACCATCTTGCGGTGCATCAATGGGCTAGAAAGTTATGACAGCGGCGTTATTTCGTTTGATGGAGTAACGGTAGATCCGTCCGACAGAAGTATAGCGGGCATTCGAACGCACTTATCAATGGTATTTCAACGTTTTAACCTATTTCCGCACCGGACAGTTCTAGCCAATGTAACTGAGGGCCCCGTTCAAGTTAAACGAGAGAGCAAAGAAAAATCTCGCAAATTGGCAGTTGAACTCCTGACAAAAGTCGGACTAGGAGACAAGTTAGATGCCTATCCACAAAATTTGTCTGGTGGCCAACAGCAACGCGTGGCCATTGCCCGCGCCTTGGCCATGCGACCAGACGCAATTTTGTTCGACGAACCTACTTCAGCCTTGGATCCTGAACTTGTAGGTGAGGTTCTCGCGGTTATGCGCGATCTGGCAAACGAAGGGATGACTATGATCGTCGTAACCCATGAAATGGGGTTCGCAAGAGAGGTTGCTGACCGGGTTCTCTTTCTAGAATCAGGCGTTATCGTCGAAGAAGGACCGGCTAAAGATTTGCTCCGCAATCCAAAGCATGAACGCACTCAGGATTTCCTTCACCGCGTCATCAACCCACTCGATTAA
- a CDS encoding helix-turn-helix domain-containing protein: MENEPAKPDRAEAESDNTLGRRLRQRRKVRNMSLKDIAAKAQVSVGLISQVERGISMPSVKTLSAICNALEMPVSWLFDGGGRQPGQVVVRRHQRRFLDLGSKGMIKELMTPDSCSGIQMMRLVIRPGGSSGEKPYNHGSGAKCGTVVSGLLALEVNGVVHKVEAGDSFAFDATEHIRFWALGDVEADLFWVVAPAVY, encoded by the coding sequence ATGGAAAACGAACCCGCGAAGCCGGACCGCGCTGAGGCAGAGTCCGACAACACACTGGGTCGCCGACTCAGGCAGCGTCGCAAAGTGCGCAACATGTCACTTAAGGATATCGCGGCGAAAGCGCAGGTTTCAGTAGGCCTCATTAGCCAGGTGGAGCGTGGCATTTCGATGCCGTCCGTCAAAACGCTGAGTGCGATTTGTAACGCTTTAGAAATGCCCGTGTCATGGCTGTTCGATGGAGGTGGTAGGCAGCCTGGTCAAGTTGTTGTTCGTCGGCATCAGCGGCGCTTTCTGGACCTAGGTAGCAAGGGGATGATTAAGGAATTGATGACCCCTGACAGTTGTTCAGGAATTCAAATGATGCGCCTCGTAATACGGCCAGGCGGATCAAGTGGAGAAAAGCCCTACAATCATGGTTCTGGCGCAAAGTGCGGGACCGTTGTCTCCGGTTTATTGGCCCTCGAAGTTAACGGCGTTGTCCACAAAGTAGAAGCCGGCGATTCATTTGCTTTCGACGCAACAGAACATATCCGGTTTTGGGCTCTAGGGGATGTTGAGGCAGACCTCTTCTGGGTTGTGGCGCCAGCAGTTTATTAA
- a CDS encoding GFA family protein: MGEATQIGCACGQTHLEVEGRPIASVECCCTSCREAAGRMQGLEGAPRTLTDHGTTPFVMYRKDRVRFLAGAANLAGFRLSPEAPSTRVIATCCNTPVDLEFKGGHWLSLYSGLWSSGTKPEPTMRTMASDLPEGATLPDDIPNAKKQSLGFFAKLFGAWVAMGFRNPKTPNTGEVNV, from the coding sequence ATGGGTGAGGCAACACAGATCGGTTGTGCCTGTGGTCAGACCCACCTTGAAGTCGAGGGGAGGCCTATTGCGAGCGTCGAATGCTGCTGCACCTCCTGCCGCGAGGCGGCGGGGAGGATGCAGGGTCTTGAGGGCGCACCCCGGACGTTGACCGATCACGGCACGACGCCCTTCGTCATGTATCGCAAGGATCGCGTGCGTTTTCTTGCGGGGGCCGCCAACCTGGCCGGGTTCCGCCTGTCGCCCGAGGCCCCCAGCACACGGGTGATCGCCACCTGCTGCAACACGCCCGTCGATCTGGAGTTCAAAGGCGGACACTGGCTGAGTCTCTACAGTGGACTCTGGTCGTCCGGCACAAAGCCTGAGCCCACGATGCGCACCATGGCCTCCGATCTCCCGGAGGGTGCCACGCTGCCAGACGACATTCCCAACGCAAAGAAGCAGAGTCTTGGCTTCTTCGCCAAGCTCTTCGGGGCTTGGGTCGCCATGGGTTTCCGCAACCCAAAGACGCCAAACACGGGAGAGGTCAATGTCTGA
- a CDS encoding VOC family protein codes for MEYASKVRTCFWFEKGGHDAAQEYVTFLPDSRIEAVRENGQPDDPMIVEFTLAGAPMMILTAGPHHKLTPAASISVLTEDQNETDRLWAKLTTKGGEAGRCGWIVDRFGVSWQIVPKRMPDLLASEDPGVVSRVSEAMMQMEKIDIATLEAAAAKEPTHG; via the coding sequence ATGGAATATGCCTCGAAAGTGCGGACCTGCTTCTGGTTTGAGAAAGGCGGACATGATGCCGCGCAGGAATATGTAACGTTCTTGCCAGACAGTAGGATTGAGGCCGTGCGCGAAAACGGCCAACCAGACGACCCGATGATCGTTGAGTTCACGCTGGCAGGTGCGCCCATGATGATCTTGACCGCTGGGCCACATCACAAGCTGACACCCGCCGCATCGATCTCTGTGCTGACCGAGGATCAGAATGAGACGGACCGGCTCTGGGCCAAGCTGACCACAAAGGGCGGTGAGGCAGGGCGGTGTGGCTGGATCGTGGACCGCTTCGGCGTGTCTTGGCAGATCGTGCCGAAGCGAATGCCGGACCTGCTGGCCAGCGAAGATCCGGGCGTGGTGAGCCGCGTGAGCGAGGCGATGATGCAGATGGAGAAGATCGACATTGCCACCCTCGAAGCGGCCGCCGCGAAGGAGCCAACGCATGGGTGA
- a CDS encoding efflux RND transporter permease subunit — translation MPDRVPLGIGFGSERIGFLALRFPKAATAALLALVAFIALSLSHVTFDKDIHRTFLSDSPLSQAQRAYAAEQDPPLSTVLVHVESPEPLTAQQMGALRDLSLDFEFIEGVTAVASPFVLRWPPDRDAPSGTPVFGPEIAENFAQDLTAFRTLQTGLPTFVTSSATAVLLALSVDTNQTTVTQVVDQIAPRLDRVLQPALSARITGEDVISAEIVAGLKDSLISLNIWGVLAIALAACILLRDLRMVLLATAPAVAGAAGVLALSVWLGYPITVLSNVIPVLLLVLGVADGVHLAGHIKSGGTAREAVSAVGPACGLTALTTAVAFASITLSGNAQLFEFAILGAVGTLLSFVIVMVSFALLAKCLPLSNSPLPKSPALVAQVLAGLGTARPGVTVALCFALLTGAAWGFSQTTAWFPLYQNLPDDSAMVQTNDRIAQDFGGVFQMIIETDGDWDQTHALVTELEGLTGAGTILAEVDVARWLGRPTLRPTSKDMAALPEALVGQLRATSGASRIFVSVPEPMRSPDTLAAFDKLYDTARARGAQRVLGLPTIMRREAVDLVSQLSMGLVAAALGATLLVALAFRSANLVPALIIPNTLPLMLTGASLHLWAEGQLTPTAVLALTIAFGIAIDDTVHFLSRYAAARNAGQSEREAVKSATRAAGQVMVVTTLLLTIGLSVTLLSEFTPIRLFGGMMILTLWAALLVDLLLLPALLILKGSRHVSV, via the coding sequence GTGCCAGATAGAGTGCCCCTCGGCATCGGGTTTGGCTCAGAGCGCATTGGCTTTCTGGCTCTGAGGTTTCCGAAGGCCGCCACGGCTGCCTTACTGGCTCTCGTGGCATTCATCGCGCTCAGCCTGTCACATGTGACCTTCGACAAAGACATCCACCGGACGTTTCTATCTGACAGCCCATTATCGCAGGCGCAACGCGCCTATGCGGCAGAGCAAGACCCACCGCTCAGCACTGTCCTTGTCCATGTTGAATCACCGGAACCTTTGACTGCCCAACAGATGGGCGCCCTGCGCGACCTGTCGCTGGACTTTGAATTCATTGAGGGGGTCACTGCCGTTGCTTCACCTTTCGTTTTGCGCTGGCCCCCCGACCGCGACGCGCCGTCTGGGACCCCGGTGTTCGGTCCCGAGATCGCTGAGAATTTCGCGCAGGACCTCACGGCCTTCCGCACCTTGCAAACGGGGCTGCCGACCTTTGTCACTTCCTCCGCCACGGCAGTCTTACTGGCACTTTCGGTCGATACCAATCAAACGACGGTGACGCAGGTGGTGGATCAGATAGCCCCGCGCCTTGACCGGGTTCTGCAACCGGCCCTCTCCGCGCGCATCACAGGCGAGGACGTTATCAGCGCCGAGATCGTTGCGGGCCTGAAGGACAGTCTAATCTCCCTTAACATTTGGGGCGTTTTGGCAATCGCGCTGGCCGCCTGCATTTTGCTGCGCGATCTGCGCATGGTGCTTCTTGCCACAGCCCCGGCGGTTGCGGGGGCAGCGGGTGTGCTGGCGCTATCGGTCTGGCTGGGCTACCCGATCACCGTGCTCAGCAACGTGATCCCTGTCTTGCTTTTGGTGCTCGGCGTTGCGGATGGGGTGCATCTGGCTGGCCATATCAAGAGCGGCGGCACGGCGCGGGAGGCCGTCAGCGCAGTCGGCCCGGCGTGCGGGCTGACCGCACTTACCACAGCCGTCGCCTTCGCCAGCATCACCCTTAGCGGCAATGCGCAACTGTTTGAGTTCGCCATTCTTGGTGCGGTTGGAACGTTGCTGTCTTTTGTCATCGTAATGGTGAGCTTTGCCCTGTTGGCCAAATGCCTGCCGCTCTCAAACAGTCCCTTGCCCAAATCTCCAGCGCTTGTGGCGCAGGTCCTTGCTGGTCTTGGCACCGCCCGTCCAGGCGTGACCGTAGCACTTTGCTTTGCCCTGCTGACCGGCGCAGCGTGGGGGTTCAGCCAGACCACGGCGTGGTTCCCGCTCTATCAGAACCTGCCCGACGACAGCGCCATGGTGCAGACCAACGATCGAATAGCGCAGGATTTTGGCGGTGTCTTTCAGATGATCATCGAAACGGACGGAGATTGGGATCAAACCCACGCGCTGGTCACCGAGTTGGAGGGTCTGACCGGGGCGGGCACAATCCTCGCAGAAGTCGACGTCGCGCGGTGGCTTGGCCGTCCGACGCTGCGCCCGACGTCAAAGGATATGGCAGCATTGCCCGAAGCCCTTGTCGGGCAACTGCGCGCCACCTCGGGGGCCTCGCGGATTTTTGTGTCAGTCCCCGAACCCATGCGTAGCCCCGATACCCTTGCCGCCTTTGACAAGCTATATGACACAGCACGCGCAAGAGGCGCGCAGCGAGTTCTGGGTCTGCCGACAATCATGCGACGAGAGGCCGTCGATTTGGTATCGCAGCTGTCGATGGGTTTGGTCGCGGCCGCACTTGGGGCCACACTTCTGGTTGCTCTGGCCTTCCGCTCTGCCAATCTTGTCCCTGCTTTGATCATTCCCAACACCTTGCCGTTGATGTTGACCGGTGCCTCTCTCCACCTATGGGCCGAAGGTCAACTTACCCCCACAGCGGTGCTGGCCCTGACCATCGCCTTCGGCATCGCCATAGACGATACGGTGCATTTCCTCAGCCGCTATGCTGCTGCGCGCAATGCCGGCCAGTCTGAGAGGGAAGCCGTCAAGTCTGCAACCCGCGCGGCGGGCCAGGTCATGGTGGTCACAACGCTTTTGCTGACTATTGGGCTCAGCGTGACGCTGCTGAGTGAGTTCACCCCGATCCGCTTATTCGGCGGTATGATGATCCTGACGCTCTGGGCCGCGCTGCTGGTGGATCTGTTACTACTACCCGCCCTACTGATCTTGAAAGGATCACGCCATGTTTCTGTTTAG
- a CDS encoding SRPBCC family protein translates to MTNQRITVETTVAASVKEVWSAYTTPDDIMQWNFANDDWCCPRAEVDLRPGGKQIARMEAKDGSMGFDFEGTYKEITPHKSLLLVLDDGRKSRTTFTGSSGKTHVVTTFDAEAQNPIEMQRDGWQAILNNFTTYVESKRG, encoded by the coding sequence ATGACCAACCAGCGCATCACCGTGGAAACGACAGTTGCCGCCTCCGTTAAAGAGGTGTGGAGCGCCTACACCACCCCAGACGACATCATGCAGTGGAATTTCGCAAACGATGATTGGTGCTGCCCGCGCGCCGAAGTGGATCTTCGCCCCGGCGGCAAGCAGATCGCCCGTATGGAGGCGAAGGACGGAAGCATGGGTTTCGACTTCGAGGGCACTTACAAGGAGATCACGCCGCACAAGTCACTCCTGCTGGTTCTTGACGACGGCCGTAAGTCCCGCACGACATTTACCGGAAGCAGCGGAAAGACCCATGTCGTGACCACCTTCGACGCCGAGGCGCAAAACCCGATTGAGATGCAACGCGACGGGTGGCAGGCGATCTTAAACAATTTCACTACCTACGTTGAAAGCAAGCGTGGCTGA
- a CDS encoding amino acid ABC transporter permease, with product MNHFLEKSVQYFPLLLEGVTLTLVTTLAAMVLSTMLGLIWAMMLWSKFRTLRVISRSFITIIRGIPIIVQLFYIYFVLPELGINLTALQAGIIGLGLAYSAYQAENFRAGIEAIDKGQIEAAYSIGMTDRMIMRRVILPQAIRIVLPPFGNTIIMLLKDSSLVSTITVAELTRQGQLIASSTFDNITVYTLVAIMYLGMALPLTYLTRNLEKRYSKI from the coding sequence ATGAATCACTTCCTAGAAAAATCGGTGCAATACTTCCCTCTGCTACTAGAAGGCGTTACCCTCACGCTGGTGACGACGTTGGCCGCTATGGTTCTAAGCACCATGCTCGGATTGATTTGGGCGATGATGCTCTGGTCAAAGTTCCGAACACTCAGGGTGATCAGCCGTAGTTTTATTACAATAATTCGCGGCATCCCGATTATCGTGCAACTGTTCTACATTTACTTTGTATTGCCCGAATTAGGCATAAACCTCACCGCATTGCAGGCTGGTATAATAGGACTCGGCCTAGCCTATTCAGCATATCAGGCGGAGAACTTCCGCGCTGGAATCGAAGCCATCGACAAAGGGCAGATAGAGGCAGCATACTCAATCGGCATGACGGACCGCATGATTATGCGTCGCGTTATCCTTCCGCAAGCTATCCGGATAGTTTTACCACCCTTCGGAAATACAATAATCATGCTTTTGAAGGATTCATCTCTGGTTTCTACCATTACGGTTGCCGAATTGACACGACAGGGACAACTTATTGCTTCTTCTACTTTCGACAACATTACCGTGTATACACTTGTGGCCATAATGTATTTGGGAATGGCCCTGCCCCTTACATACCTTACCCGAAACCTTGAAAAGAGATATTCAAAGATATGA
- a CDS encoding NAD(P)/FAD-dependent oxidoreductase, translated as MIKNDLPSISNSVWSATSKEPPVCSVFAGQHEADVAIIGGGFTGLTAALHLAKSGSNVVVLEAETPGWGASGRNGGQINPGLKDDPDAVEAFFGPVFGKRAVETSASAADLVANLIRENDIECGLSRPGWIQPIHNVSAKAGVEERVRQWVKRGAPLHMLSRAETADLLGTDAYIGSMIDERGGQLHPLNYAIGLASAAIRHGASIHAQSRVLNVEKDGRRHVLHTSEGSLHARRVLICTNGYTDQVSARLKRTIVPIRSIQIATDPLSEGLRREILPKGHSASDSRRLLLYFRFDEDGRFLMGGRGDYSEKGLARQFAALKSITRQIYPQLSEAEFRYHWGGFVAMTADHYPHLASHGEGVMSAVGYNGRGVAMATALGKVLADWASGTKERDLGFPVSKLKPIPFHFLRKPAVAATIAWSHLRDRWS; from the coding sequence ATGATAAAAAATGACTTACCGAGTATCTCGAATTCTGTTTGGTCGGCCACTTCTAAGGAGCCGCCGGTTTGCAGTGTGTTTGCAGGGCAACATGAGGCCGACGTTGCTATCATTGGCGGCGGTTTTACGGGCTTAACTGCCGCACTGCACCTAGCGAAGTCCGGCAGTAATGTAGTGGTGCTTGAAGCAGAGACACCTGGTTGGGGAGCCTCTGGTCGCAATGGCGGGCAAATTAATCCTGGCTTGAAAGACGACCCAGATGCGGTCGAGGCATTCTTTGGCCCGGTCTTCGGTAAACGCGCAGTTGAGACATCGGCCTCCGCAGCTGACCTGGTAGCGAACTTGATACGGGAGAATGACATCGAGTGCGGGCTTTCTCGACCTGGCTGGATACAACCGATTCATAATGTTAGTGCCAAAGCGGGGGTAGAAGAACGGGTGCGCCAATGGGTGAAACGAGGAGCGCCGCTGCATATGCTCTCTAGAGCGGAAACTGCGGACCTGCTTGGCACCGATGCTTATATCGGTTCGATGATTGATGAACGTGGTGGACAATTGCACCCACTTAACTACGCGATTGGTCTAGCATCAGCTGCAATTAGGCATGGCGCTAGCATTCATGCGCAAAGCCGAGTGCTAAATGTGGAGAAAGATGGGAGGCGACATGTCCTGCATACTTCAGAGGGCAGCCTTCACGCCCGTCGTGTGCTGATTTGCACGAACGGATATACGGATCAAGTTTCTGCAAGGTTAAAGCGAACAATCGTTCCCATCCGCTCGATCCAAATTGCTACAGATCCGCTAAGCGAAGGTCTTCGCAGAGAGATTCTTCCCAAAGGTCATTCAGCGTCAGACAGCAGAAGGCTTTTGCTATATTTTCGGTTTGATGAAGATGGGCGTTTTTTGATGGGGGGAAGGGGCGATTACTCGGAGAAAGGACTGGCTCGACAGTTTGCCGCCCTGAAAAGTATCACCCGACAAATCTATCCTCAGCTTAGTGAAGCAGAATTCAGATACCACTGGGGTGGATTTGTTGCCATGACAGCGGACCATTATCCGCATTTAGCAAGTCACGGGGAGGGAGTCATGTCTGCGGTTGGCTACAACGGGCGAGGCGTAGCAATGGCCACTGCCCTGGGTAAAGTGCTGGCGGATTGGGCGTCTGGCACTAAAGAAAGAGATCTAGGATTTCCTGTCAGCAAATTAAAGCCGATCCCGTTTCATTTCTTACGCAAGCCGGCGGTTGCGGCCACAATTGCTTGGTCTCATTTGCGTGATAGGTGGAGCTAA